The nucleotide window TGTTTAATGATTGTCTTATTTTTTTTAAATACATTATGCTTAATTCTTCTTTATTATAACAAGATTTCGGGTATAATTGATCAATCCAATATAAATCATCTTGAGGTAGTTCTAATAAAAAACGACTAGGAATTGTAGAAAATATTTGACCATATTGATTTCTTTGTTTACATAAAGTAAAAACTAATTGCTTTTTAGCTCTAGTGATTCCAACATAAATTAATCGACGTTCTTCATCTAAATTATCGTTATCCATACCATTATAATGTGGTAATATTCCTTCTTCCATTCCAATAATAAATACATATTTAAATTCTAATCCTTTAGAAGCATGTAAAGTCATTAATTGTAATTTATCTATTTTATTATTATTATTTATATCATAAAATACATCCCTTAATGTAAAATGTGTAATTATTTGAGACAAAGTCATAGATTTCTGAATATTATTTCCTTTTAACATTTCTATAATCCATTTTATAAATAAATCAATATTATTAATACTAGATTGTATTTTATGAATATCTTTAATAGATTTTTTTATCCATTCTTTATAATTAATATCGTGTATTAATTTTTTTAATGCAATAATAGGAGATGCATTAAATTCTTGAATAATATTTTTAATCCATATTGAAAAATTCCTCAATTTTTTTAAACTATAACGATTTAATTGAGTTTGTAATCCCATGTCTAGACTAGCAAAAAAAAGACTTTTTTTATGAATAGAAGACCATTTAATTAATTTATTTATAGTTACTGTTCCAATAGAACGAGAAGGAATGTTTACAACTCTTAAAAAGGCTAAATCGTCGTTTTGATTATCAATTAAACGTAAATAAGATAATAAATCTTTAATTTCACCACGCGAAAAAAAAGAATTACTACCTGAAATTTCATATGCTATATCATATTTTATTAATTCTTTTTCAAATAAACGAGCTTGATAATTACCACGATATAAAATTGCATAATCACTATATTTGTTATTAAATCGATTTTTATGTGAATAAATTACTTGAATAATTTTTTTTGCTTCTTTTTCTTCATTTTGTAAAACTAATATTTTTATCTTAGAACCATAATCTAATTCTGAAAATAATTTTTTTTCAAATTCATTGTTGTTATGTGAAATTAAAATATTTGCAACTCTTAATATCCTACCCGTTGAACGATAATTTTGTTCCATTTTTATGATAGTAATGTTTGGAAAATCTGTTTTTAACAAAGAAAAATTTTGAGAACAAGCCCCTCTCCATGAATAAATTGATTGATTATTATCACCTACTAAAGTAAAATCAGATCTTTTATTACTTAATAATTTTATAAATTCATATTGACTAGTATTAGTATCTTGAT belongs to Buchnera aphidicola (Eriosoma grossulariae) and includes:
- a CDS encoding UvrD-helicase domain-containing protein, with protein sequence MHLNLIQEKAVKCVKGPCLVLAGAGSGKTKVIISKIIYLINNCNYNIKNIAAMTFTNKAAQEMKYRISEILGQKYLNELQISTFHTLGMEIIKSDIHYLGRNANFLLFDEHDQLNLLNDITKKKFKKNKLLLKKLLSSISKWKMQLIDPKQAKNIVKTDIDSLFANYYDIYHQHLITYNILDFDDLIYLPTLLLKKYLSVKNKWSEKIQYFLVDEYQDTNTSQYEFIKLLSNKRSDFTLVGDNNQSIYSWRGACSQNFSLLKTDFPNITIIKMEQNYRSTGRILRVANILISHNNNEFEKKLFSELDYGSKIKILVLQNEEKEAKKIIQVIYSHKNRFNNKYSDYAILYRGNYQARLFEKELIKYDIAYEISGSNSFFSRGEIKDLLSYLRLIDNQNDDLAFLRVVNIPSRSIGTVTINKLIKWSSIHKKSLFFASLDMGLQTQLNRYSLKKLRNFSIWIKNIIQEFNASPIIALKKLIHDINYKEWIKKSIKDIHKIQSSINNIDLFIKWIIEMLKGNNIQKSMTLSQIITHFTLRDVFYDINNNNKIDKLQLMTLHASKGLEFKYVFIIGMEEGILPHYNGMDNDNLDEERRLIYVGITRAKKQLVFTLCKQRNQYGQIFSTIPSRFLLELPQDDLYWIDQLYPKSCYNKEELSIMYLKKIRQSLNIIN